The proteins below come from a single bacterium genomic window:
- a CDS encoding formylglycine-generating enzyme family protein, translating to MMARSVVRGLFVMLVAMSLFFCVSCGCGDDDDDDDDDVSDDDAADDDAADDDADDDDATDDDAADDDATDDDADDDDDAADDDSDDDTGDDDTTTEGFAFIAHGTFTMGSPPGELGHSTDEVQHEVTLTNDFEMSVYETTQSDFAAEMGWNPSFFGPNGLGAECGDDCPVEFVSWYDALAYANEFSVARGLTPCYIFAQVKCVDDTDTGSDYMACMNATQKGIKFANWGLNGESSVYDCDGFRLPTEAEWEYATRAGTTTAIYNGEITQIDCSPIDPNLNQIAWYCGNSSGSTLDVGQKLPNDWGLYDTIGNVFEWTGDWYDSYAGDVTDPSGPVVGTDRVVRGGAFASYSNLSRSAFRPVGKPELRVYYIGVRLVRSLDG from the coding sequence ATGATGGCTCGTTCCGTGGTTCGCGGATTGTTCGTCATGCTGGTCGCGATGAGCTTGTTCTTCTGCGTTTCGTGCGGATGTGGCGACGACGATGATGACGACGACGACGACGTGTCGGACGACGACGCGGCTGATGATGACGCCGCCGACGACGACGCGGATGATGACGACGCCACCGACGACGACGCGGCGGATGATGACGCTACCGACGACGACGCGGACGACGATGATGACGCAGCCGATGACGATAGCGATGACGACACCGGAGACGACGACACGACGACCGAAGGTTTCGCGTTTATCGCGCACGGCACTTTCACCATGGGGAGCCCTCCGGGTGAACTTGGACATTCTACCGACGAGGTCCAACACGAGGTCACTCTGACGAACGATTTCGAAATGAGCGTCTACGAGACGACGCAGTCAGACTTTGCGGCAGAGATGGGTTGGAACCCGAGCTTCTTCGGTCCAAACGGGTTGGGTGCCGAATGCGGCGACGACTGTCCGGTGGAATTCGTCAGTTGGTACGACGCCCTTGCCTATGCGAACGAATTCTCGGTTGCCCGGGGTTTGACGCCTTGCTATATTTTCGCGCAGGTCAAGTGCGTCGACGATACGGATACCGGGTCGGATTACATGGCGTGCATGAACGCGACGCAAAAGGGCATCAAATTCGCGAACTGGGGCTTAAACGGCGAGTCATCGGTTTACGATTGCGACGGGTTCCGCTTGCCCACGGAAGCGGAGTGGGAATACGCCACGCGCGCGGGTACGACGACCGCCATCTATAACGGGGAAATCACGCAAATCGACTGTTCGCCGATCGATCCCAATCTCAACCAGATCGCGTGGTACTGCGGGAACAGCAGCGGCTCGACGTTGGACGTGGGACAGAAGCTTCCTAACGACTGGGGTCTCTACGATACGATCGGCAACGTGTTTGAATGGACGGGGGATTGGTATGACTCCTACGCCGGCGACGTTACGGACCCGTCAGGTCCGGTCGTGGGCACCGACCGCGTTGTGCGCGGCGGTGCGTTCGCGAGTTATTCCAATTTGTCGCGTTCGGCATTTCGCCCAGTAGGCAAGCCCGAACTTCGAGTCT